In the genome of Pongo pygmaeus isolate AG05252 chromosome 9, NHGRI_mPonPyg2-v2.0_pri, whole genome shotgun sequence, one region contains:
- the LOC129008433 gene encoding RNA polymerase II subunit A C-terminal domain phosphatase SSU72 like protein 4, with the protein MLSSPLRVAVVCMSNVNRSMEAHSILRRKGLNVRSFGTESHVRLPGPRPGHPVVYDFATTYKEMYNDLLRKDRERYTHNGILHILGRNERIKPGPERFQECTDFFDVIFTCEESVYDTVVEDLCSREQQTFQPVHVINMDIEDTLEDATLGAFLICEICQCLQQSDDMDDNLEELLLLMEEKAGKSFLHTVCFY; encoded by the coding sequence ATGCTCTCCTCCCCACTCAGGGTGGCTGTGGTGTGCATGAGCAATGTCAACAGGAGCATGGAGGCCCACAGCATCCTCAGGAGAAAAGGGCTAAATGTCCGGTCTTTTGGAACTGAATCTCATGTGAGGCTACCAGGACCAAGACCCGGTCATCCTGTAGTTTATGATTTTGCAACAACATATAAGGAGATGTACAATGACCTCCTCAGGAAAGATAGGGAACGCTACACCCACAACGGAATCTTACACATCTTGGGAAGAAATGAGAGAATCAAGCCCGGTCCAGAAAGATTTCAGGAGTGCACTGATTTCTTTGATGTCATCTTCACCTGTGAGGAGAGTGTCTATGACACAGTGGTGGAAGATCTGTGTTCCAGAGAACAGCAGACCTTTCAGCCTGTGCACGTGATCAACATGGACATCGAAGATACCCTGGAAGATGCCACCCTGGGagctttcctcatctgtgagattTGCCAGTGCCTGCAGCAGTCAGACGACATGGACGACAATCTGGAGGAGCTGCTGCTGCTAATGGAGGAGAAGGCAGGAAAAAGCTTTCTTCACACCGTCTGCTTCTACTGA